In a single window of the Pontibacter russatus genome:
- a CDS encoding glycosyltransferase family 2 protein, with protein sequence MKISIITIVYNNRETIADAIESVLAQTYPDIEYIVVDGQSTDGTVELVQSYGDRISKFISEKDAGLYDAINKGIRLATGDVVGLLHSDDLFESRDAIKAVAAAFRNNGTESIYADLVYVSRQDAGKVIRNWKSGIYKKNNFLYGWMPPHPTFYVKREVYERLGLYNTKFRSAADYELMLRYLYKEGISTAYVPEVLVRMRVGGKSNVTLANRWRANQEDFRAWQVNGLKPRYYTRFLKPIRKLVQFL encoded by the coding sequence GTGAAAATTTCCATCATCACCATTGTCTACAACAACCGGGAAACCATCGCAGACGCCATCGAGTCTGTGCTGGCGCAAACTTACCCTGACATTGAATACATCGTGGTGGACGGGCAGTCGACGGATGGCACGGTGGAGCTGGTGCAGAGCTATGGCGACCGGATCAGCAAATTCATTTCTGAGAAAGACGCGGGCCTGTATGACGCCATCAACAAAGGCATCCGGCTGGCTACCGGTGATGTGGTGGGCCTATTGCACTCCGACGACCTCTTTGAATCGAGGGATGCCATCAAAGCAGTGGCAGCAGCTTTCAGGAACAACGGGACGGAAAGCATTTATGCAGACCTGGTGTATGTGAGCCGGCAGGATGCAGGAAAGGTTATTAGAAACTGGAAATCGGGGATATATAAAAAAAATAATTTTTTATATGGCTGGATGCCACCCCATCCCACTTTTTACGTAAAGCGGGAAGTTTATGAGCGGCTGGGGCTCTACAACACGAAGTTCAGAAGCGCGGCCGACTACGAGCTGATGCTGCGCTACCTCTACAAGGAGGGCATCAGCACGGCTTATGTGCCGGAGGTGCTGGTGCGGATGCGGGTAGGAGGCAAAAGCAACGTAACGCTGGCCAACAGGTGGCGGGCCAACCAGGAAGACTTCCGGGCCTGGCAGGTTAACGGCCTGAAGCCCCGCTACTACACGCGCTTCCTGAAGCCTATCCGGAAACTTGTTCAGTTTCTGTAG
- a CDS encoding WcaF family extracellular polysaccharide biosynthesis acetyltransferase, which yields MMQGNKQKVRLASYNNDWYQSGAGVVKRTLWYVVNALLFINPLNPASALKVQLLRLFGAKVGVGVVIKPAVNIKYPWLLEVGNHVWIGEEVWIDNLTTVRLQDNVTLSQGAMLLTGSHNYKSASFDLMVGKIMVEEGAWVGAKAIVCPNVNCGSHSVLAAGSVATTDLAPYTIYQGNPAQPKRRRDIG from the coding sequence ATGATGCAGGGAAATAAACAAAAAGTCCGCCTTGCTTCCTACAACAACGACTGGTACCAGTCGGGTGCCGGGGTCGTGAAGCGCACGCTTTGGTATGTGGTGAATGCGCTGCTCTTCATCAACCCGCTGAACCCGGCGAGTGCTTTGAAAGTGCAGTTGCTGCGCCTGTTTGGGGCAAAAGTGGGGGTGGGCGTTGTCATCAAACCTGCTGTGAACATCAAGTATCCCTGGCTGCTGGAGGTGGGGAACCACGTATGGATAGGGGAGGAGGTTTGGATTGACAACCTGACGACGGTGCGGCTACAGGATAACGTGACCTTGTCGCAGGGGGCCATGCTGCTGACCGGCAGCCATAATTACAAAAGCGCTTCCTTCGACCTGATGGTGGGAAAGATTATGGTAGAAGAAGGGGCCTGGGTTGGTGCAAAAGCCATTGTTTGTCCAAATGTAAACTGTGGCTCTCACAGCGTGCTGGCCGCTGGCTCCGTTGCCACAACTGATTTAGCGCCCTATACCATCTACCAGGGAAACCCAGCCCAGCCGAAACGCAGGAGAGACATTGGCTGA
- a CDS encoding patatin-like phospholipase family protein has protein sequence MRVGLALSGGGARGIAHLGVLKAFDEMGISISMISGVSSGAIAGVLYAYGFSPDEILKLIKELSVFKVMRPAFGKIGLMHLEEVEKLYIKYLGERVCFEDLRIPVVVSATEMNEGVNMYFSTGEIIKPLLASSAVPILYKPVEYMGKLLNDGGLLNNLPVEPLHNNCDVKIGVHVNPINHQAHVTSLRSMVERTVLLAINNNIKLRLQLCDLLLEPQELRYYRLTNFRKADEIFEVGYKYALHMQRHIMSLLNQ, from the coding sequence ATGCGGGTAGGCTTGGCGCTGTCGGGTGGCGGGGCCCGCGGCATTGCCCATCTGGGCGTGCTGAAGGCTTTTGACGAAATGGGGATCAGCATCAGCATGATATCCGGGGTGAGCTCGGGTGCCATCGCGGGGGTGCTGTACGCCTATGGCTTCTCGCCGGACGAAATCCTGAAGCTGATCAAGGAGCTCAGTGTTTTTAAGGTGATGCGACCGGCTTTCGGTAAGATAGGGCTGATGCACCTGGAGGAGGTGGAGAAGCTCTATATAAAATACCTGGGGGAGCGCGTCTGCTTTGAGGACCTGCGGATACCGGTGGTTGTCAGTGCCACGGAGATGAACGAGGGTGTGAACATGTACTTCTCCACCGGCGAAATCATCAAGCCACTCCTGGCCTCCTCGGCCGTGCCGATTTTATACAAGCCGGTGGAGTATATGGGCAAACTGCTGAACGACGGCGGCCTCCTCAACAACCTGCCCGTGGAGCCGCTGCACAACAACTGCGACGTGAAGATTGGCGTGCATGTAAACCCCATCAACCACCAGGCGCACGTCACGAGCCTGCGCAGCATGGTGGAGCGGACGGTGCTGCTGGCCATTAACAACAACATCAAACTGCGCCTGCAGCTGTGCGACCTTCTGCTGGAGCCGCAGGAGTTGCGCTATTACCGCCTCACTAATTTCCGGAAGGCGGACGAAATATTTGAGGTGGGATATAAATACGCCCTGCACATGCAGCGCCATATCATGAGCCTCCTAAATCAGTAA
- a CDS encoding glycosyltransferase family 4 protein, producing MKHKKRILITIDWFLPGYKAGGPIQSCANLIANLKEEYDFWVITRNTDYTSDEPYADVPANKWHQLEQGVQVYYFSESHLSYASLKEIMQSVLVDVVYINGIFSKYFSIMPLLIARKNKLVPVVIAARGMFAPGAVDVKPGKKKAFFFAAKWLGLYKGITFHATNAAEEEYIHAKVGKRVKVVIAPNLPKSVKNGDAHPAAPKQQGVLKLVSVARISPEKNTDFALQVLNDKAYAGKIIFDIYGPVNEEFYWKECQQLIENLPANIAVTYHGSLPSSEVSATLSKYHALFLPTRGENFGHVILESLAAGLPVIISDQTPWRGLEALHVGYDLPLADWPRFSAAIQQMLALDQDSFNRMSGNALQFARRFIQDEALVAANKALFA from the coding sequence TTGAAGCATAAAAAACGTATCCTTATCACCATCGACTGGTTTCTGCCAGGATATAAAGCCGGTGGGCCGATACAGTCATGCGCTAATCTTATCGCGAACCTGAAGGAAGAATATGACTTCTGGGTAATCACACGGAACACAGACTATACCTCGGATGAACCTTATGCGGATGTTCCTGCTAATAAATGGCACCAGTTGGAACAAGGCGTGCAGGTGTATTATTTCTCGGAGAGCCATCTGAGTTATGCCTCTTTGAAGGAGATTATGCAAAGCGTTCTGGTGGATGTGGTTTATATCAACGGCATCTTCTCCAAATATTTTTCAATAATGCCCTTGCTCATCGCTCGAAAGAACAAGCTAGTGCCTGTGGTGATAGCGGCACGGGGCATGTTCGCACCTGGGGCGGTTGATGTGAAACCAGGCAAGAAGAAAGCTTTTTTCTTTGCTGCCAAGTGGCTGGGGCTCTACAAGGGCATTACATTTCATGCGACGAATGCAGCTGAAGAGGAATATATACATGCGAAAGTAGGGAAGCGGGTAAAAGTAGTCATAGCGCCCAACCTGCCGAAATCAGTGAAGAATGGGGACGCACACCCTGCTGCGCCAAAGCAGCAGGGTGTGCTCAAGCTCGTAAGTGTAGCCCGGATATCCCCCGAAAAAAATACGGATTTTGCGCTCCAGGTTTTAAATGACAAAGCCTATGCCGGGAAGATAATATTTGATATATATGGGCCGGTAAACGAAGAATTTTACTGGAAAGAATGTCAGCAGCTTATAGAGAATCTGCCTGCTAACATAGCCGTTACGTACCATGGCAGTCTTCCCAGCAGTGAAGTGTCTGCCACGCTATCGAAATACCATGCCTTGTTCCTGCCCACAAGAGGAGAAAATTTCGGACATGTCATTTTAGAGAGCCTGGCAGCAGGCTTGCCAGTTATCATCAGCGACCAAACCCCCTGGAGGGGTTTGGAAGCCTTGCATGTGGGATATGACTTGCCTCTGGCAGACTGGCCCCGGTTTTCTGCCGCTATCCAGCAAATGCTGGCTCTGGATCAGGATTCTTTCAACCGCATGTCAGGGAATGCACTCCAATTTGCGCGGCGGTTTATACAGGATGAGGCCTTGGTGGCCGCAAATAAAGCGCTTTTTGCATGA
- a CDS encoding acetyl-CoA carboxylase carboxyltransferase subunit alpha, whose translation MLLDFEQPIAALEGKLKEMKTLAAESQVDVSEAVKALEEKIKTLKKETYANLTRWQRVQLSRHPERPYTLDYINGITDKFVELHGDRTVSDDKAMIGGFGEVAGRSIMFIGQQKGRNTKQRQMRNFGMANPEGYRKALRLMKMAEKFNRPIVTLIDTPGAFPGLEAEERGQGEAIARNLKEMFMLKVPVICIIIGEGASGGALGIAIGDRVMMLENTWYSVISPESCSSILWRSWDYKEQAAEALKLTAKDMLQNRLIDGIIKEPLGGAHLDPEKMMRTMKKEIVKLLNELDPLDPEERIMQRIEKFSQMGVVLEG comes from the coding sequence ATGCTTTTAGATTTCGAACAGCCCATTGCGGCCCTCGAGGGCAAATTGAAGGAGATGAAGACGCTGGCGGCCGAGAGCCAGGTGGACGTGTCGGAGGCGGTGAAGGCCCTGGAGGAGAAGATAAAGACGCTGAAGAAAGAGACCTATGCCAACCTGACCCGCTGGCAGCGCGTGCAGCTGTCGCGCCACCCCGAGCGGCCCTATACCCTGGACTATATAAACGGCATCACCGACAAGTTTGTGGAACTGCACGGTGACCGTACCGTGAGCGACGACAAGGCCATGATTGGCGGCTTTGGGGAAGTGGCCGGGCGCAGCATCATGTTTATCGGGCAGCAGAAGGGGCGCAACACCAAGCAGCGCCAGATGCGCAACTTCGGCATGGCCAACCCCGAGGGATACCGCAAGGCGCTTCGCCTGATGAAGATGGCCGAGAAATTCAACCGCCCCATCGTCACGCTGATCGACACGCCGGGGGCCTTCCCGGGCCTGGAGGCGGAAGAGCGGGGGCAGGGCGAGGCCATTGCCCGCAATCTGAAAGAAATGTTCATGCTGAAGGTGCCGGTTATCTGCATCATCATCGGGGAGGGCGCCTCGGGCGGTGCGTTGGGCATCGCCATCGGCGACCGCGTGATGATGCTGGAGAACACCTGGTACTCCGTTATATCCCCGGAGTCCTGCTCGTCTATCCTGTGGCGAAGCTGGGATTACAAAGAGCAGGCCGCCGAGGCGCTGAAACTGACGGCAAAAGACATGCTCCAGAACAGGCTGATTGACGGCATCATCAAAGAACCACTTGGCGGCGCGCACCTGGACCCGGAGAAAATGATGCGCACCATGAAAAAGGAAATCGTGAAGCTGCTGAACGAACTCGACCCGCTGGATCCGGAGGAGCGCATCATGCAGCGCATAGAGAAATTCTCGCAGATGGGCGTGGTGCTGGAGGGGTAG
- a CDS encoding MBL fold metallo-hydrolase gives MKLHVIDTGFFKLDGGAMFGVVPKTLWQRTNPADENNLCTWAMRCLLVEDGDRLILIDNGIGDKQDAKFLSHYYLHGEATLKSSLHTAGFAPEDITDMFLTHLHFDHCGGGVQYSSSGAPELVFPNAIYWSNADHWEWATKPNAREKASFLKENILPMQESGHLRLIDPAVPSPFPQFDIFYANGHTDKMMVPVIPYKGRKLAYMADLLPSTGHIPLPYVMGYDTRPLLTLDEKASFLTKAAAEDYVLFLEHDPVHECCTVAQTEKGVRLAETFTLAEL, from the coding sequence ATGAAGCTACACGTGATAGATACCGGGTTCTTTAAGTTAGACGGGGGCGCGATGTTCGGGGTGGTGCCGAAAACCCTCTGGCAGCGGACCAACCCGGCCGATGAGAACAACCTGTGCACATGGGCCATGCGCTGCCTGCTGGTCGAAGACGGCGACCGCCTGATCCTGATCGACAACGGCATTGGCGATAAGCAGGACGCAAAGTTCCTGAGCCATTACTACCTGCACGGTGAGGCCACCCTCAAAAGCTCGCTGCACACGGCTGGCTTCGCGCCGGAGGATATAACGGATATGTTCCTGACCCACCTGCACTTCGACCACTGCGGCGGCGGCGTGCAATATAGTTCCAGCGGCGCACCGGAGTTGGTGTTTCCTAATGCTATATACTGGTCCAACGCCGACCATTGGGAGTGGGCCACCAAACCGAATGCCCGTGAAAAAGCCTCTTTCCTGAAAGAGAATATCCTGCCCATGCAGGAAAGCGGTCACCTCCGGCTGATTGATCCGGCTGTTCCGTCGCCGTTCCCGCAGTTCGACATCTTTTATGCCAATGGCCATACAGATAAAATGATGGTGCCGGTGATTCCCTACAAAGGCAGAAAGCTGGCCTACATGGCCGACCTGTTGCCCTCCACCGGCCATATACCACTGCCCTATGTGATGGGTTACGACACCCGCCCGCTGCTGACGCTGGACGAAAAGGCCTCCTTTCTGACGAAAGCGGCCGCGGAGGATTACGTGCTGTTCCTGGAGCACGACCCTGTTCACGAGTGTTGCACCGTTGCGCAAACAGAGAAGGGAGTGAGGCTGGCAGAAACATTCACGTTAGCGGAGCTTTGA
- a CDS encoding nucleotide sugar dehydrogenase, translated as MSNNGKSTAVENARIAIIGLGYVGLPLAIEFGKKYDVLGFDINRERVHELSEAIDRTQEANMADLEHVISLRRNSDKQDAGLQFSYNVEDLRAYNTFIVTVPTPIDQFKAPDLRPLIKASEMLGSILKTGDLVIYESTVYPGCTEEDCVPVLERVSGLQFNKDFFAGYSPERINPGDKINTLTKIKKVTSGSTPAIASRVDDLYRSIIEAGTHKAPSIKVAEASKAIENAQRDVNISFVNELALIFDKIGIDTNDVIEAAGTKWNFLKYKPGLVGGHCIGVDPYYLAHKAESLGYHPEVILSGRRVNDNMGQFVADKVVKLMINKDHKIKGSKALIMGFTFKENCPDVRNTRVVDIYQELLQFGLQVDIYDPWADMAEVEHEYGMQIQNKLDENVVYDAIVVAVAHNEFLNFDYQKYKRNNAVIFDTKACLDRSLVDARL; from the coding sequence ATGAGCAACAACGGAAAGAGTACCGCGGTAGAAAACGCCAGGATCGCCATTATCGGGTTGGGGTATGTCGGTCTGCCGCTGGCCATTGAGTTCGGTAAAAAGTACGACGTGCTGGGCTTCGACATTAACCGGGAGCGGGTACATGAGCTGAGCGAAGCCATCGACCGCACCCAGGAAGCCAATATGGCCGATCTGGAGCATGTCATCAGCCTTAGAAGGAACAGCGACAAGCAGGACGCCGGGCTGCAGTTCTCTTATAATGTGGAAGACCTGCGCGCCTACAACACCTTCATTGTGACGGTGCCCACACCCATCGACCAGTTCAAGGCGCCGGACCTGCGGCCGTTGATCAAAGCATCCGAAATGCTGGGCAGCATCCTGAAAACCGGCGACCTGGTGATATATGAATCTACTGTATACCCCGGCTGCACCGAAGAGGACTGTGTGCCTGTGCTGGAGCGCGTTTCGGGCCTGCAGTTTAACAAGGACTTTTTTGCGGGTTACTCGCCAGAGCGCATCAATCCGGGGGACAAAATCAACACGCTCACCAAGATAAAGAAAGTGACCAGCGGCTCTACGCCCGCCATTGCCTCGCGCGTGGACGACCTGTACCGCTCCATCATTGAGGCGGGTACGCACAAGGCGCCCAGCATCAAGGTGGCCGAAGCATCCAAGGCCATCGAGAACGCGCAGCGTGACGTGAACATTTCGTTTGTGAACGAACTCGCGCTGATATTCGATAAAATAGGCATCGACACGAATGACGTGATTGAGGCGGCGGGCACGAAATGGAACTTCCTGAAGTACAAGCCGGGCCTGGTGGGAGGCCACTGCATTGGCGTGGATCCTTATTACCTGGCGCACAAAGCGGAGTCGCTGGGCTACCATCCGGAGGTTATCCTGTCCGGCCGCCGGGTGAACGACAACATGGGCCAGTTTGTGGCCGACAAGGTGGTGAAGCTGATGATCAACAAAGACCATAAGATCAAGGGCTCCAAGGCGCTGATAATGGGTTTCACTTTTAAGGAGAACTGCCCGGATGTGCGCAACACGCGCGTGGTGGATATTTACCAGGAGCTGTTACAGTTTGGCCTGCAGGTGGATATATACGACCCTTGGGCGGACATGGCGGAGGTAGAGCACGAGTACGGCATGCAGATACAGAACAAGCTGGATGAAAACGTGGTGTATGACGCCATTGTGGTGGCGGTGGCCCACAACGAGTTCCTGAACTTCGACTACCAGAAGTACAAGCGCAACAACGCCGTTATCTTCGACACCAAGGCCTGTCTGGACAGGAGCCTGGTGGATGCAAGGTTGTAA
- the asnB gene encoding asparagine synthase (glutamine-hydrolyzing), which yields MCGISGIIGIAAPEEAGRTLDAMNGAIAHRGPDDCGSFVVPGVALGQRRLSIIDLSCAGHQPMLSADGNLVLVFNGEIYNYRELKQELRDYPYQTQTDTEVILAAWQKWGRECVHHFNGMFALAISDKAKNEVFLFRDRLGIKPLYYFQQGQRLLFCSEVRGLLASGLVPRKLNRAALADYLRYQTVHAPETMVQGVQMLLPGHYIHISKGEITTSSYWSPEKNYSREAEGKPYEEVKRDVHDLLQQAVARRLVADVPFGAFLSGGIDSSAIVGLMSQVASQRVKTFSVTFEEEAFSEARFAAAIARKFDTEHTEIKLTPDDFLELIPAALQAMDHPSGDGPNTFVVSKVTKEAGITMALSGLGGDELFAGYDMFTQMATLHRYQWLASVPLALRRVAGKSLKTLKPSVATNKINELLGLTSWKLSDAYPIIRQVLPDDYLLQLTGREALEKNRVQQLVEASRQRQEQLLPVLSRVSVAEIGSYMQNTLLRDTDQMSMAHALEVRVPFLDYKLVEYVLGVPDSYKYPTSPKKLLTDALGDLLPMDIINRPKMGFVLPWQNWLKQELYAFADEKLKNLGKRGLLRPEELHQLWQRFLRGDVAVNWARVWALVVLENWLEENELEA from the coding sequence ATGTGCGGCATTAGTGGCATTATAGGGATAGCGGCACCTGAAGAGGCAGGCAGGACATTAGACGCCATGAACGGGGCCATCGCACACCGCGGTCCGGACGATTGCGGCAGCTTTGTGGTTCCGGGTGTTGCCCTGGGGCAGCGCAGGTTGTCTATTATTGATTTGTCCTGCGCCGGTCACCAACCCATGCTCAGCGCAGACGGAAACCTGGTGCTGGTATTCAACGGCGAGATCTACAACTACCGGGAACTGAAGCAGGAACTCCGGGACTACCCGTACCAGACGCAGACAGATACAGAGGTGATCCTGGCCGCCTGGCAGAAATGGGGCCGCGAATGTGTGCATCATTTCAATGGCATGTTTGCCTTAGCCATCTCGGACAAGGCTAAAAATGAAGTTTTCCTATTCCGGGACCGCCTGGGGATAAAGCCCTTGTATTATTTTCAGCAGGGGCAGCGCCTGCTTTTTTGCTCAGAGGTGCGGGGGCTGCTCGCCAGCGGACTTGTGCCCCGCAAACTGAACAGGGCTGCCCTGGCGGATTACCTGCGCTACCAGACGGTGCATGCGCCGGAGACGATGGTGCAGGGCGTGCAGATGCTGCTGCCGGGCCATTACATCCATATCAGCAAGGGAGAGATAACTACTTCCAGCTACTGGTCGCCGGAAAAGAACTACAGCCGGGAGGCGGAGGGGAAGCCCTATGAGGAGGTAAAGCGGGACGTGCATGACTTGCTGCAACAGGCGGTAGCCCGGAGGTTGGTGGCCGATGTTCCCTTCGGAGCCTTCCTCTCGGGCGGCATCGACTCCAGCGCCATTGTCGGGCTTATGAGCCAGGTGGCCTCGCAGCGGGTAAAGACGTTCTCAGTCACGTTTGAGGAAGAAGCCTTCAGTGAGGCCAGATTTGCTGCTGCCATTGCCAGAAAGTTTGACACAGAACATACCGAAATAAAACTTACACCCGATGATTTCCTGGAACTGATACCGGCGGCATTGCAGGCCATGGACCACCCGAGCGGCGACGGGCCGAATACCTTTGTAGTCTCTAAAGTAACCAAGGAGGCCGGGATCACGATGGCACTTTCGGGTTTGGGGGGCGATGAGTTGTTTGCCGGGTATGATATGTTCACACAAATGGCTACCCTGCACCGGTACCAGTGGCTGGCTTCAGTGCCGCTGGCGCTCCGGCGCGTGGCGGGCAAGTCGTTGAAAACATTGAAACCCTCCGTGGCCACCAACAAAATAAACGAATTGCTGGGCCTGACATCCTGGAAGTTAAGTGATGCCTATCCAATTATCCGGCAGGTGCTCCCGGATGATTATCTTTTGCAACTGACGGGCCGTGAAGCGCTGGAAAAGAACCGGGTACAGCAGTTGGTGGAGGCAAGCCGGCAGCGGCAGGAACAGCTGTTACCAGTCCTGAGCCGAGTATCGGTGGCGGAGATAGGCTCTTATATGCAAAACACCCTGCTGCGCGACACCGACCAGATGAGCATGGCGCATGCGCTTGAAGTGCGGGTGCCCTTCCTGGATTACAAGCTGGTTGAATATGTGCTGGGGGTGCCGGATAGCTATAAATACCCGACCTCACCCAAGAAGTTGCTGACTGACGCACTGGGTGATCTGCTGCCGATGGACATCATCAACAGGCCTAAGATGGGCTTTGTGCTGCCCTGGCAGAACTGGCTGAAGCAGGAGCTATATGCCTTTGCAGACGAGAAGCTGAAAAACCTCGGCAAGCGGGGCCTGCTACGGCCGGAGGAACTGCATCAACTGTGGCAGCGCTTCCTGCGCGGGGATGTTGCCGTGAACTGGGCGAGGGTATGGGCGCTGGTCGTTCTGGAAAACTGGCTGGAAGAAAATGAGCTTGAAGCATAA
- a CDS encoding autotransporter outer membrane beta-barrel domain-containing protein yields MCKFLLSFICLLAAFTSFAQENQSYLIHAKVKQGSILLGGSLSASAYTTTRELDLPLGPEEGTNILASLYAKNGYFLMHDFALGLVVSLEHESLSISTKEDADKFRRTMMLAGPFARYYLDNGIFGELSLQAGLLNFSTGDKSNLFQGGIGVGYAYFVNQRISLEPMLSFRYFQESRGGKSNTTLGPMLGFGIQAYILRRRAHIIKEAL; encoded by the coding sequence ATGTGTAAATTTTTATTAAGCTTTATTTGCCTGCTTGCCGCGTTTACTTCTTTTGCGCAGGAAAACCAGAGTTACCTCATTCACGCCAAAGTAAAACAGGGTTCTATCCTGCTCGGGGGCAGTCTCAGCGCCTCTGCTTACACCACTACCCGGGAACTGGACTTGCCGCTTGGCCCTGAAGAAGGAACCAACATACTAGCGAGCCTTTACGCCAAGAACGGCTATTTCCTGATGCATGACTTTGCGCTGGGCCTGGTGGTGAGCCTGGAGCATGAGAGCCTCAGTATCAGTACTAAAGAGGACGCTGATAAATTCAGGCGAACCATGATGCTGGCGGGACCCTTTGCCCGCTACTACCTCGACAACGGCATCTTCGGTGAACTGTCGCTGCAGGCGGGTTTGCTCAACTTCTCGACCGGCGACAAGTCAAACCTGTTCCAGGGCGGCATTGGGGTGGGATATGCCTATTTCGTTAATCAGCGTATCTCCCTGGAGCCGATGCTGAGTTTCCGCTATTTTCAGGAGTCCAGGGGCGGCAAGTCTAACACGACACTGGGCCCAATGCTGGGTTTTGGCATTCAGGCATACATCCTCCGCAGGAGGGCGCACATCATCAAAGAAGCCTTGTAA
- a CDS encoding glycosyltransferase family 4 protein: MKTKFLFLYTELAGYFLSCIKALVAEHPAEVHLVRWPVNEEAPFLFEIPEGVIVYEKQEYKREQLVALCQHIQPGLIFCSGWIDKDYLAVVRSFKKQIPVLVGMDNHWFGSPKQHVARLLAPFTLQRLFTHAFVAGAPQKAYALKLGFKELQILQGYYSADVAYFNKIYQETKAQKDTSFPKRFIYVGRYVPQKGITDLWQAFAQLQEEHPNEWELWCLGTGPLEGEALPHAKIKHFGFVQPSQMQEYSSQTGVFVLPSHFEPWGVVVHEFAAAGFPLLCSNKVGAATAYLQEDVNGFSFAAGDVNGLKEAMKKMVSLSDAKLLEMGEKSVALALQNTPSIWADKLMGLVQEGEG; encoded by the coding sequence ATGAAAACAAAATTCCTTTTCTTATACACAGAACTGGCCGGTTACTTCCTTTCCTGCATTAAAGCGCTGGTAGCGGAGCATCCGGCGGAGGTGCATCTGGTACGCTGGCCTGTCAATGAAGAGGCACCATTTTTATTTGAGATACCTGAAGGTGTGATTGTCTATGAGAAGCAGGAATATAAACGTGAGCAACTCGTGGCGCTCTGCCAACACATACAGCCCGGTTTAATCTTTTGTAGTGGCTGGATAGACAAAGATTACCTGGCGGTAGTGCGGTCCTTTAAGAAGCAGATTCCGGTGCTTGTCGGCATGGACAATCACTGGTTTGGTTCCCCAAAGCAGCACGTCGCGCGCCTATTGGCTCCGTTTACGCTGCAGCGCCTTTTTACCCACGCTTTCGTGGCCGGTGCCCCCCAGAAAGCATATGCTTTAAAGTTAGGTTTTAAAGAACTGCAAATTTTGCAGGGATATTACTCAGCGGATGTTGCCTACTTCAACAAGATTTATCAGGAGACAAAAGCTCAGAAAGATACTTCCTTCCCGAAACGCTTTATATATGTGGGGCGTTATGTGCCGCAGAAGGGGATAACTGATTTGTGGCAGGCATTTGCCCAGCTGCAGGAAGAGCACCCAAATGAATGGGAACTGTGGTGCCTGGGTACGGGCCCTTTAGAGGGAGAAGCGCTGCCACATGCTAAAATAAAGCATTTCGGGTTTGTGCAGCCAAGCCAAATGCAGGAGTATAGTAGCCAGACAGGGGTATTTGTGTTACCTTCGCATTTTGAGCCCTGGGGGGTGGTGGTGCATGAGTTTGCCGCCGCCGGTTTCCCCTTGCTTTGCAGCAACAAGGTAGGGGCCGCCACGGCTTACCTGCAGGAGGATGTCAATGGCTTTTCGTTTGCTGCGGGTGATGTGAACGGCCTGAAGGAGGCCATGAAAAAAATGGTCAGCCTGTCGGATGCAAAGCTGCTGGAGATGGGGGAGAAGAGCGTAGCTCTGGCTTTGCAGAACACACCCTCTATATGGGCAGATAAATTGATGGGACTGGTGCAGGAAGGGGAGGGGTAA
- a CDS encoding 1-acyl-sn-glycerol-3-phosphate acyltransferase, producing the protein MFAKLLSKAIFKISGWKLVGNLTPENRRCVMIAAPHTSNWDFIYARAAFYLMDAPIRLTIKKEFLDYPLVGPLLKKMGAMPVDRSRNTKMVDAMVRIIKETPGDMCVMVTPEGTRKYQPRWRRGFYHVAMGAGVPIVLGYLDYSRKEAGVGPTIYPSGDIEADMEKIQAFYRTKKGKYPEQGVR; encoded by the coding sequence ATGTTCGCAAAACTTTTATCGAAGGCTATTTTCAAAATTTCCGGCTGGAAACTGGTGGGGAACCTGACGCCGGAGAACCGCCGCTGCGTGATGATTGCCGCCCCCCACACCAGCAATTGGGATTTTATATATGCCCGCGCCGCTTTTTACCTGATGGATGCCCCCATCCGCCTCACCATCAAAAAGGAGTTTCTGGACTACCCGCTTGTGGGGCCGCTGCTGAAAAAGATGGGCGCCATGCCCGTGGACCGCTCGCGGAACACGAAGATGGTGGATGCCATGGTCCGTATCATAAAGGAGACGCCGGGGGATATGTGTGTGATGGTGACACCCGAGGGAACGCGCAAGTACCAGCCGCGCTGGCGCAGGGGTTTTTACCATGTGGCCATGGGAGCGGGGGTGCCCATCGTCCTCGGCTACCTCGACTATTCCAGAAAGGAGGCTGGTGTAGGTCCTACCATATACCCGTCCGGCGACATAGAGGCAGATATGGAAAAGATACAGGCCTTCTACCGCACCAAAAAAGGCAAATACCCGGAGCAGGGAGTGCGGTAA